The DNA segment CGACGAACTCGTTCTCAAGGCCGGCGTTGAGGGTATCAACATCGTCGCTGAGGGACCAGGTGTAGGCCGCGAACGGGGTGAGCTTGGCGTTCTCCACGAATTCGTAGTCGAGCGAGACCTTGGTGGTCACGTGGGCAAGTTGGCCGTGCTCCGCGTAGTAACCGAGGGCGGTTCCGACGTTCAGGTCGAGGCAGGAGTTGAGCTCCCAGCTCTTGCTGAGGTCAAGTTGTGCGTAACCGTCGTTGTCGGTCTCGATGTCCCAGAAGTAGGTGAGGGACGCGGTGAGGAAGCCGAGGTCCTTGGCGATGCCGAAGGTCACTTCCTGTGCGTCATCCACGCCGGCGCGGTCGAAGTTGTGGTACCAGATGTAGCCGACGGAAGCTTCGAGGAAGCCGAAGTCCTTGGTGGCCTTGCCGTACAGGTCGAGCTCATCGGCGCTGCCGTTGCCCGGGGTGTCGAAGGAACCGTACCAAGCACCGGCGCTCAGGGCGAGTCCGGCAGCTTCGGTGGAGACATCGAAACCAGTTTCGATAAGGTCCGCACCCAGGTTCTGGCCGCGGAAGATATACTCGCTGGTGTAGCCTGCGTGGAGGTTGTAGCTGAGGTCGATCGCCGAAGCGTTGCCGGCCGCGAGAGCGGACACAGCTGCCAGGGCGCCGATGAGTTTGCTGTAGTTGCGCATCTTGTTTGTTGGTTGTGTGGGTTGCTGCTGCTCCCTCTCCGTGATCCTGTTGGTGATCCCGGAGAGAGGGGGCAGACGGATGGAAACACGCGTGCCGGAGGCCTGCGGGAAGACATCTTGGAAGAGCTATTTAGCTTTTCCTAACGATTTGTCCAGCAGCTTTTAGGCATGCGGCTTACGCCGTCGCAACCGAGGGTTAGATGGTTAGGTTGGGCAGCGCAAGAGGAATGGGCTGAATGTTTTGCGGAGGATGGAAGGGGGATGAACCGGAAAAGTTGGCATGGGCCATGCTTTTGTCGGGTCGCCGTCCTCAAGTCGAGGCGGAGAATCATCCGATCAACCCTGACCACCATGACCAGTCATTACCTGAACAAACTGCGGGCCACCACGGCCGCGGCGATCGCCCTGATCGCCATGCCGATGGTTGCTCCGTCCCACGCGCAAGAAACGCCGCCTGCGGCTCCCCCTGTTGAGGCTCCGGCTGCACCTGCGGCAGCCCCCGCCGCTGCGGCAACGCCAACCGTAGAGGAGCGGCTCGCGGACATCGAAGCGTATATGAACAACGTGCCACGGCCGGACAAGGAAAGTGGTGCGGATTCATTGGTCGCCGGTCCGGGACCGGGACACAACGCCTGGCAGATGGTCAGCACCGCGCTGGTCCTGTTCATGACGCTGCCGGGTCTCGCGCTGTTCTACGGTGGTCTGGTCCGCAAGAAGAACGTCCTTTCCGTTCTCGCCCAGTGCCTCGCCTGTGCCTGCGTGATCACCCCGATCTGGTTCGTCTGCGGTTACTCGCTCTGCTTCGGTGCGGGCAACGCCCTGTTCGGTGACTTCACCTATGCCTTCTTCAAGGGTGTCGAGCCGGGCAATGTCGGCGCCGGCTTCGTCTGGATCTCCGACAGCATGTGGGCGATGTTCCAGCTCACCTTCGCGATCATCACCCCCGCCCTCATCGTGGGTGCCATCGCCGAGCGCATGAAATTCGTCTCCCTCATGGCGTTCATCATCCTCTGGATGTTCGCGGTCTACTTTCCCTTCGCCCACATGGTGTGGTCCGGAACGGGCCTGATGTGCGGTCCTCTCAACGCTGAAGCGGGCATCAAGGCGATCGACTTCGCCGGTGGCACCGTGGTTCACATGACCTCCGGATGGAGCGCCCTGGTCCTCTGCCTCATCCTCGGCAAGCGCCGCGGCTTCGGCAAGGAGCCGATGCCTCCGCACAGCATGGTGCTCTGCATGGTCGGCACCGGCATGCTCTGGGTCGGCTGGTATGGCTTCAACGCCGGATCCGCCCTGGGTGCTGACTCCGTCGCTTCCAACGCCTTCGTCACCACGACGCTCTGCGCCGCCACCGCCGGTCTCTTCTGGGCCCTCACCGAGTGGATCTTCAAGGGCAAGCCAAGCGTGCTCGGTTTCTGCTCCGGCATCGTCGCCGGTCTGGTGGTCATCACTCCTGCCGCCGGCTTCGTCTCCGCCAGCTCCGCGATGATCATGGGTGTCCTCGGTGGTATCGTCCCCTTCCTCGCGGTTGCCTACCTCAAGAAGGCGATCGGTTATGACGACGCCCTCGACACCTTCGGTGTCCACGGTGTGGGCGGCACCTTGGGTGCGATCCTCACCGGTGTCTTCGCCAGTGCGGATGTCCATCCGGTCATCAAGGATATGAACCTCGCCGATGGCCTGCTCATGGCCCAGTTCAAAGCGGTCGGTCTGACGATCGTCTGGAGCGTGGTTGCCACGGTGGTCATCGCCTACGTCGTGAAGGCGGTCTTCGGTCTCCGTCCGAGTGCGGAAGACGAGGAAACCGGCCTCGATCTGGTGGACCACGGCGAACAAGGCTACGAAGGCCACTGATCCTGTATCTTCCTGATACGTGAATCCCTGCGGGCGGACCTGGAAAGGTCCGCCCGTTTTCGTTTGCAGTGGGACTGGCGGCGGGTTCCTCTTTCCCCGTGAAGCACAGCCGTTTCCGGATCTTCCTGTTCATCCTCCTCGGGGTTTCCGCGTTGTTCGCGGCGGCGGCGTTCATCCTTCCCTACGAGTGGGGGCCGGATCCGAAGGCGCGCTTCAAGATCGCGGCGGTGCAGGCGAAGCGGGACCGCTCCTACTACTGGATCACCGTCCATCTGAAAAAAGGGGGGGCGGAGAACCACGATCTCATGAAGCCGGTGCGCCTCCAACTGGGCACCCTGAAGTCGCTGGAGCCCGCCGATGTCACCTTCCAGGGGAATGCGGAATCCGGCTTCACGGAGATGTGGTACAAGTTCTGGGTCTCGGAGTCGGAGGCGGCCAACCCACTGCACCTGAAGATCAACGACGGCGTCCTCACCGTCAAAACCACCGAAGGCATGCCGCCGATCCACGACGGGATGATGAGGACTTTCTCCAATCCCCGCTGGTAATTTCCCATGGCCTGGCTGTTGATCGACAACTCGAACACCCGCACCAAGTTCGCGCTGGGGGATGCCTCCGGCCTGCTGGAGTGGCGCGGGGTGATCCCGACAGCGGAGATTTTCCCGGCGTCCCTCGCGGAGGTGGTGGCCGGGATTTCCTATGACGCGGTGCTCATCGGCTCTGTGGTTCCGGCAAAGGCGGCCATCCTGGAGGAATTTTTCGCAGGCCGGGCACCGACGCACCTGCTGGGCTGGCGGAGTCCGCTGGGCATCGCCATCGACTACCCGCTGCCGCAGCAGATCGGTGCGGACCGTCTGGCGAATGCGGTGGGCGTGCATGGGCGGCACGGGGCGCCCGCCATCGTCATCGACTTCGGCACGGCGGTGACCTTCGACATCGTTTCCGGGGAGCCCGCCTACTGCGGGGGGGTGATCGCCCCCGGGCTGGGCGCCATGTCCGGCTACCTGAGCCGGAAAACGGCGCTGCTGCCGGAGATCGAGCTGGAGGAACCGCCGTCCGCCATCGGGAAATCCACGGTGCATGCCATGCAGGCGGGGGCTGTCTTCGGCTACCGGGGGCTGGTGAGGGGCATCCTGGAGCGGCTGCGGGAGGAGCTGCCCGGGGAGCTGAAGATCATCGCCACAGGCGGGGATGCGGCCCTCATCGCGCAGGGGCTGCCGGAGATCCAGCAGGTGGACGCGGAGCTGACGCTGGATGGCCTGCGGCGAGTCGCGGCGAGGGTGTTTTCCTGAAGAAAAAACACGTGCCATTCCCCGGTGATCCGTTAGGGATGGGCGCGGAAATGAGTGACACACCTCTTGCGATTGGAATCGATTTTGGCGGCACCTCGGTGAAGACCGGAGTGGTGGATGGCAGCGAAGTCATCGACCATGCGCCACCCATCGCGACCCCCGAGTTTGAAGGCCCGGAGGAATTGATCGACGCGATCGCCCGGACGGTGGAGGACCTGCGCGCGCGGCACCCCGGCGTGAAGGCCATCGGCGTCGGCATGCCCGGCTTCGTGAACTTCGAGACGGGCACGGTTTATAATCTCACGAACGTGCGCGGCTGGACGAACATCGGCCTGAAGGCGCTGCTGGAGGCGAAGACCGGCCTGCCGGTGACCGTGGAGAATGACGCGAACTGCATGGCCTTCGCGGAGTGGAAGCAGGGCGCGGGCCGTGGTTTCCAGCACCTGATCTGCATGACGCTGGGCACGGGCGTGGGCGGTGCGGTCATCGCCAACGGCCAGTTGGTGCGTGGGGCGCGCCACGGCGCGGGGGAGATCGGCCAGACGTCCATCGACTACCAGGGCCGCCCGGGTGCCTATGGCAACCTCGGCGCGCTGGAGGACTACGTCGGCAACAATGAGATCACGGCGAGCGCCCGCGTGGCCTATGAGGCGGCGGGTGACCCGAAGGGTGCGGAGCAGTGCAGCCCGGCGGCCCTGGCGGCGGCGGCGAACGCGGGGGACCCCATCGCGCTGAAGATCTGGGACGACGTGGGCCGCATGATCGCCACGGCGGCGATGAACTGCTGCTGGTTGCTGAATCCGGACGCCATCATCATCGGCGGCGGCGTGGCGAAGGCGGGCAAGCTGGTGTTCGACCCGATCACCAAACACCTGCACGAGCAGCTTTCCGGTCCGTTCAAGGATGACCTGAAGATCGTCCCGGCACGCTTCGGGAATGAGGCCGGCATCGTGGGCGCGGCGGTGCTGGCGCTGGAGACGGCCGGACATCCGGGCTGATATCTGATACAATTTCCTTTTTGCATTCCCGCGGCTGCGGCTCTAACTACCCAGACCATGAAACCTCACAACCCTCTTGATCGCCGGACTTTCGTGAAGCTCAGTGCGCTCGCCGCGACCGCCGCCGTGCTTCCGGCTGCCGCCGGAGCCGCGGAGGCTTACAAGCTGGACCCGCTCCCGTATGCGTTCGACGCGCTCGCGCCGCACATCGACGCGAAGACGATGGAGATCCACCACGGCAAGCACCACGCCGCCTACATCAAGAACCTGAACGACGCGCTGGCGAAGGATGCCAAGCTGGCTGAAAAGTCCCTGGCGGATCTGGTGGCGGACCTGCCCTCCATCAGCGATGAAGCGGCCCGCACCACCATCCGCAACAATGGCGGCGGCCACTGGAACCATGACTTCTTCTGGAAGATCCTCACCCCGGCGGACAAGTCCGGCAAGCCATCCGGAGATCTGGCCAAAGCCATCGACGAGGCCTTTGGTTCCTATGACGAGTTCAAGAACGCGTTCGGCGCGGCCGCCGCGAAGCGATTCGGCTCCGGCTGGGCGTGGCTCATTTCCCAGAACGGCAAGCTGAAGATCGTCAGCACCGCCAACCAGGACAACCCGCTGATGAAGGGCATCGTCCCGGATTCCGATCTCGGCACCCCGATCATCGGCCTCGATGTGTGGGAACACGCCTACTACCTCAACTACCAGAACAAGCGCCCTGACTACGTGGCCGCCTGGTGGAACGTCGTGAACTGGGAAGAGGCCGGAAAGCGCTTCGGCGCGAAGTAAGCACGCAGGATCTGTTTTCAAAGAAAGCGCCGGTAGCGATACCGGCGCTTTTTTGTGTAGCGAACCTCGTGAGAGGTTCGGCTGGGAGGAGTTGCCAGGACCCTCCCGCTCCGTATCCGGCGGACAGGGCATCAAGGGGAGTCCATCGTCGTGGGATGGGTGGAGTCCACCCCGCCGAAGCTCTCACGAGCTTCGCTACCCCACGACGGCGAACGCTCAACCCGTTGTCCGCAGGCCGGAGGCGATGGCGTTGATGGAGAGCAGCAGCTTAGGCAGCAGGGCGTCGGCCTTGGTCTTGCGGTCGTGGGCGAGGTGGTTACGCCACTGGCGGAGGAGGTCGATCTGTTGCTGGTGGAGCACGCGCAGCGGGGCTTCGCGGATGTCCAGGGTCTTCGCCATGCGAGGGCGGCGGTCCGCCATTTCACCTTCGAAGAGATCGGCCAGCAGTTCGCGGGTCTTGTTGAACTCATCCACGGCCATGCCGAGGAATTTTTTCTTCAGTTCCTTGTCCTCCACGAGGGAGGAGTAGTCCTTCATCAGGTCCAGGTTGGCGGAGGCGAGGTTGGTCTCCACGTTGGTGAGGACGTAGCTCATGAAGGTGGAGGAGGGGAGCGCCTTCTTCAGCGCGGCGAATCCGGCGGGGTCGGTCGCCTTCAGTTTCTCCAGCGCGGAGCCGACGCCGAACCAGCCGGGGAGGTAGAAGCGGGCCTGGGTCCAGGAGAACACCCACGGGATGGCGCGGAGGTCACCGATGGAGAAGCCCTTCTTGCCGGTGCGGCGCGCGGGGCGGGAACCGATGCGGGAGTTCTCCAGCGCGTCGATGGGCGTGGCCTGGCGGAAGAACTCGATGAAGCCGTCCGCCTTGAGGAACTTCTGGTAGGCTTCTTGGCTCCAGGTGGCGAGCTGCGGCATGAACGCTTCGCACGGGTCCTCCACGGGGGCGCTGTGGCGGTGGCGGGCGGTGGTCACCGCCGCTCCGGCGAGGAGCAGCTCCAGGTTGAAGGTCGCGTTGGCCAGGTTTGCGTATTTCTGGGCGATGGTTTCGCCCTGCTCCGTCATGCGGAAGCCGCCGCCCATGGCACCGTGCGGCAGCGCGGCCATGAACCAGTGGGTGGGACCCGCGCCGCGGGAGATGGTGCCGCCACGGCCGTGGAAGAAACAAAGGTTCACCTGGTGCTCCTGGCCCACCTTGGTCAGCGCGCCCTGCGCGTTGTGGAGGGCGATCTGGGCGGCGAGGATGCCGCAGTCCTTGTTGGAGTCGGAGTATCCCAGCATGACCTGCTGGCTGTCCGGCTCCCCGTTTGCCACGCGGGCCTTGCGGGAGGCCAGGGAAACGGGGTGGACGAGGTAGGCGGAAAGGATGCCGGGTGAGCGGTCCAGGTCATCCATCGTTTCGAAAAGCGGGACCACCTGCAGCGGGCAGACCAGGCCGCCGGGGGTGAGGTCCATCAGCCCGGCCTCGCGGGCGAGCAGATAGACGCCCAGCAGGTCGGAGAGCTTCCGCGTCATGGAGACGATGAGCGAGCCGAGACCCGCGTTGCCCCATTCCTGGCGGTGGCGGACCAGCACGCGGTAGGTGTCCAGCACGTTGTCCGCTTCCTCGCCGATGCGCAGGTCATTGTGCAGGAACGGCCGGGTGGAGGTGAGTTCGTTGCTCAGGAAGGCGATGCGCTTTTCCTCATCCCAGTCCGCGTAGGACGCGCCGTCCTCCACGCCTGCGGCGATGAGCAGTTGGGAGATGGCCTTGTCGTGGAACTCGGAGTTCTGGCGGATGTCGAGGTTCGCCAGGTGGAAGCCGAACATCTCGAGCTTATGCTTCAGCGGGCGGATGGCCTGCTCGTCCAGGAGTTGGCATCCGGCCTCCGCGAGGGTGTGGGAAAGCAGGTCCAGGTCCTTCGCCAGTCCGGCGGGGGACTTGTAGCCCGGCTTGCCATGGGACTGTTGCCTGACGACGAGCGCCATCAGGTCCGCGAGCTGCCGCCACGGTTCCTCCGCGTTGCGGTCGAGAAGTTGTTTCACCTCTTCCTCCGTGGTGATGAGGAAGGAAAGCTCGTCGATGCGGGCCTGCAGTTCCTCCTGCACCTCCGTGAGCTGGCGGGAAAGCGTGAGCTGGTTCGCCAGCGCGCTGAGTTCCCGGTGGAGGAGCTGGAAGGCCGCCTGGCGCAGTTCCGCCAGCGAGCGTTCCGTGACCTCCGGCGTGACCAGCGGGTGGCCGTCACGGTCCCCGCCGATCCAGGTGCCGAAGGTCAGGCGCGGCACGCTGCCTGCCGAGCGCAGGATTTCCAGCGGCAGCCCGGAGTCCTGCCACGCATCCGTGAAGTGCTGGTCCAGGCGGTTGACGGCGGACGGGAAAAGGTCGCGGAGGTAGTGGATGGAGTTCCGCAGCTCACTGTAGATGTCCGGGCGGACCAGGTGGATCTCCGCCGTGCGCCACAGGGTTTCCAGCACGGTGACGACCCGTTCGCGGATGTTGCGGCGCTCGCGCGGCGTGTATTTCGGATATTCGTTGCGCACCATCTCGTCGTAGAGGGCGCGGTGCCGCTCGCGGATGCTGGAGCGCTTCGCTTCCGTCGGGTGGGCGGTCAGCACCGGCTCCACGCGCACGTCCTTCAGCACGTCCAGGATCTGCTCCGCGGACAGGCCCATGCCGCGCAGCTCGCTGAGCGCCTTTGGCCACAGGCCGCGGATGGATTCCGGGCCGAGCACCTTTTCCCGCTCCCGGCGGATCTCCGCCGCGACGCGTTCCTCCACCATGTTCAGGAGCTGGAAGCCGATGGAGTAAAGCTGGGGAAGTCCCTCCGGAGCGGATCCCGGGGCCGGTTCAACGCCGGACCACGGCATGTAGGGCAGCAGCTCGGTCTCCCCGGTGCTCTGCAGCGCATCCTTCAGGCAGCCCAGCAGGTAGCCCAGCGTGTCATCAATCAGTTCAAATCCTTCGAGGCGAAGCTGTTCGCGGGTGGGGTTGCCGGCCGTCTCTGTCATGCGTGGCGCGAAATAAGCACAATCCGCGCCGAATCGGAAAGGGGATTGCCACGAATTTCCAAATACTTGGGGATATTTCAGCCGCGCCGGTTCCTGCGGGCCAGAGCGACCAGACCGGCGGCCAGGGCAAGACCCGTGGTTCCGGGCTCCGGCACCAGGGCGAATCCCGGGCTGCCGACATCCTGGCCCGCCCCTCCGATGCCGTCGGAGGCGGCCCGGAAGGCTCCGTTCTCTCCGATGACGCTGGTTCCCAGCGAAGTCCCCGCCGTGTTCCACTCGAAGCTGGCACCCCCGGTGGCGGAGCCGAAGGTCGCCCTCGTCACCAGTGTCTGTGACGCGTCGTAAATGTTCACCTCGTCCCCGCCGGCACCCAGACCTTGGAAGGATGACCCGCCGATGTTGGAAACGATCACGCCGGTGATGCCCCAGTCGGAAAGCCAGGTGCTTTCCGAGCCGATGGGTTCCTCACAGATGACGGCGGACTGGCCCGCACCGAGGACCGTCAGCGAGCCGAAGTTCGAACTGCCCGGAGTCCTGGAGCTGTCGTCCCAGGTCCAGCCGGTGAGATCCACGGCGGAGCTGCCGGTGTTGGTGATCTCGAACCAGTCACCATTGTTGCTGCCTCCGCTGGGGTGGAGGGAGGAACTCATGACCTCGGTGATGATGATGGCCGCGCCACCCGGGACGGCGGATGCCAGCAGGGCAAGGATCGGGATGATGGATTTCATGGGTTTCAAACGTACAGCATGCTTTGTGAGCGAATCTCCGGATTTGTCCAGATCACAGAGACGCAAGCTGGCGGGGAACCTCGGGGCAGCGGAGCCGGGGATGGCGGTGCGGGTGGGTGGATCGTGCCGGTCCGTCAGACTCCGGAACGGCCTTCGCGGAACTCCCTTCCTTTCCGGTGCCTTGCCTGGCCTTGCGGGATCTCCTCCGGCCCGTTTCCGGCGGTGGAAACCCCGGCTTCCAGCGTGTCAATGATCGGGCAGGCTGGTGTCTGGTCGCCGGAGCAGGAGTCAGCCAGCGTCCGCAGGGTATCCAACATTTCCTGGAGTTCCACGACCTTCTGTTCCAGGGTGCGGATGTGGCCCAGCACCATCTTTTTCACGCTGGCGCTCTTCCGGCTCCGGTCGCGCCAGAGTTGCAGCAGGTCCCGGATGTCCTCGACCTTGAAGCCGAGATCGCGGGACCGCCGGATGAAGTTGAGGACCTGCACGTCCCGGGCGGAGTAGATCCGGTAGCCCGCTCCACTGCGGTCCGCCGGGGTGATGAGGCCCACGCTTTCGTAGTAGCGGATCATCTTGGCGGAAATGCCGGATGCCTTTGCGGTCTGGCCGATGTTCATGGTTTGCCGACGGTTTGGAAGGGAGGGCGGAACCGCTTGAGACGGAGGGCGTTCCCAAGGACGAAGACGGAGGAAAGCGCCATCGCTCCCGCAGCGAAAACGGGCGACAGCAGCACCCCGCTGGAGGGATGGAGAACTCCGGCGGCGACGGGGATCAGGGCCGCATTGTAGGCAAATGCCCAGAACAGATTCTGACGGATGTTGCTCATGGTGGCTTTCGAAAGGGCAATGGCGTTCGGTACGCCCTCGAGGTTGCCGGACATCAATACCACATCCGCCGCCTCGATGGCGATGTCCGTTCCGGTGCCGATCGCGAGGCCCACGTCCGCCTCCGCGAGGGCTGGTGCGTCATTGATGCCATCCCCCACGTAGGCGAGGCTGCCGTATTGTTCCTTCAGTCGCCGGACGGCGTCCACCTTGCCGTCGGGCAGCACTTCGGCGATCACCTCGTCAATGCCGAGCTGCCGTGCGACCGCGTCCGCGGTGCGGCGGTTGTCGCCGGTGATCATCGCGACCTTCAGGCCCAGTCCATGCAGGGTGCGTATCGCTCCGCGGGTGGTTTCCTTGATGGGGTCCGAAACGGCGATGACCGCCGCGAGCCGCCCGCCGATGGCGGCGTAGAGCGGGGTTTTTCCGTCGTCGCCCAGCTTCGCCGCCGCGTTCTGGAATATCTCCGGTGAAAGCCCAAGCTCCGTCATGTAGCGGTCCGCTCCGATCTCGACGCGCACTCCTCCCGCATTGGCACGGACGCCGTAGCCCGTGACAGATGCGAAAGCCTCCACGGCGGGGAGGGGTATGGCCTCCCGCTCCGCCGCTTCGACGATGGCGCGGGCGATCGGGTGTTCGGATTTCGCCTCCACCGCGGCGACCATGGCCAGGACGCCGGCCCGGGTGAATCCATCCGCGGGGATGAGGTCGGTGAGGGCGGGTTTCCCCTCGGTCAGTGTGCCGGTCTTGTCCACCGCGACGACATCCGCCTGTTTCAGAAGCTGGAGCGCTTCGCCGCGGCGGAACAGGATTCCCAGTTCCGCACCACGGCCGGTTCCCACCATGATGGACGTCGGCGTGGCCAGTCCCATGGCGCACGGGCAGGCGATGATGAGCACCGCCACGGCGTTCACCAGCCCCAGCGTGAGCGCCGGGTCCGGGCCGAGGAAGAACCAGACCAGGAAGGTCAGGAGGGCAAGGCCCATCACCACCGGGACGAACCACATGGTGACCCGGTCCACCACCGCCTGGATGGGGAGTTTCGAACCCTGCGCCTGCTCCACCATCCGGATGATCCGGGCCAGCACGGTGGCCCCGCCCACGGCCTCCGCCTCCACCACCAGGGCGCCGGTCTGGTTCACGGTCCCGCCGACCACGCCGCTGCCGGTGATTTTCTCCACCGGCACGGGTTCACCGGTGATCATGGACTCATCCACGTAGCTGGTGCCCCCGCTGACCCGGCCATCCACGGGGATCCTCTCCCCCGGGCGGATTTCCACGATATCCCCGGGAGAAAGCTCCGCCGCGGGAACCTCGGTGATCTTTCCGTCCCTGCGGACACGTGCCGTGCGGGGTTGCAGTCCCACCAGCCTCTTGATCGCTTCCGAGGTGCGGTCTTTCGCCTTCGCCTCCAGATAGCGGCCCAGCAGGATCAGCGCGACGATGACAGCGGCCGCTTCGTAATAGACATTCACCGTTCCCGGCGGGAGCCAGGAGGGCACGAAGGTCGCCACCAGCGAATAGCCATAGGCCGCGAGGGTGCCCACGGCGACCAGTGAGTTCATGTCCGGAGCGCGCCGCCACAGGGCCGGCAGTCCTTTTTTGAAGAAGCGGATGCCGGGGAGGAAGAGGACCAGCGTGGTCAGCGCGAACTGGAGCCACCAGCTCGCCTTGCCCACGGTGGCCATGATGAGATGGTGCATGCCAGGGATGACATGGGATCCCATCTCCAGGATGAAAACGGGAGCCGCAAGGGACGCCGCGAGGATGAGATCCCGCCGGAGTTTCCGCATTTCCCCGTCCCGTCCCGCCTCACTCCGTTCATTCCGGTCCAGTTCCACCGCCGTGTAGCCGGCGTTTTCCACCGCCCGGATGAGGGTCGGGATTTCCACGCTCCCGGTGAGGAGGATGGTAGCCGTCGCCGTGGCGGGGTTCACGGTCGCGGACTCCACGCCCGGTACGGCGGTGAGGGCTTTCTCCACCTTTCCCACACAGGAGGCACAGCTCATGCCCCGGATGGACAGCTCCACGCCGGAGACGGAAGGGACGGCGTATCCGGCAGCTTCGATGGCCTTCACCAGCTCCTCCCTGCCGGTGGTTGGCGTGGCGGAAACATCCGCCCGTTCGGTGGCGAGGTTCACGTTCGCCCGGATGACGCCGGGCACGGCGGTGAGCGCCCTCTCCACGCGGCCCACGCAGGAGACGCAGCTCATGCCCTCGATGGAGATGGAATGCAGGGTGGTGGCTTCCGCTTGGGATGGGGTCTTCATGGTCTGGGCAGGTTGCTTCTATGGGGACCGTAATCCTTCCCATCGTTGGAAGGTCAAAGGAAAGATTTCACCTTTTGCCGGACCGGCGGATAAGGATCGACGGAAGCTCCTTGGACCGGCTAGCAAAGCCGCGTGAGTTCATGGACAAAGGCAGTCGAGGTGGTGGAAACCTGCATCCGCACGGGCATCTCCGAGTTCGTGGTTTGTGCCGGGGCGCGGAACGCCGCCCTGATCGAGGCGCTGGCGAGGGCTGAGAAGGCTGGGCATGTGAGGCTCTGGCGGCATTTCGAGGAAAGGAGCGCGGGCTTTTTCGCCCTCGGCCGGATGATGGAGACCGGGCTGCCCTGCGCGGTGGTCACCACCAGCGGCACCGCCGTGGCGGAACTCCTTCCGGCGGTGGTGGAGGCATCCTACCAAGCCCGCCCGTTGGTCGCCCTGACGGCGGACCGGCCTGCGGCCTTCCGTGGTACCGGTGCGCCGCAGTCCATCGACCAGACCGGGATCTTCGGCGGCCATGCGTTCGCCGGTTCTCCGGAGGGATGGGACGGAAAAGGCCCGCTGCACTGGAACGTGGAGTTTGAGGAGGAATTCGTCCCCGGGGATGAGGATTTCACGGGCGGCGCCTCTGGCAATTTCGAGCCTGCCAAGGACCGGCTGGATGTGGCGGCGCTCGCCCGCTGGCTCCGCGAGGGACTTTACCGCGGTCTGGTGGTGATGATCGGCGGCCTGGAACCGGAGGAGCGGGAGGAAGTGTTCCATTTCTGCCGGACCCTGGAAGTGCCGGTGATGGCGGAGGCGACCAGCGGGCTGCGTGAGGCCCTGCAGATGCTCTCCCTGCCGGATGGCGACCGCCAGTTGCGGGCGAACCCACCCGGGAAGATCCTGCGCCTGGGGGAGGTGCCCAGCGGGCGCTTCTGGCGGGATCTGGAGAACCTGCCGGACGTTTCCGTGTGGTCCGTTTGCCGGAATGGTCTGCCGGGTCTCGCCAGGGAGTCGGGCGTCGTGCGTGGTGCGGTGGACCGGGTGCTCCGGGCGCTGGGCGAGATGGAACCGGCGGAGGA comes from the Luteolibacter sp. SL250 genome and includes:
- a CDS encoding ammonium transporter, yielding MTSHYLNKLRATTAAAIALIAMPMVAPSHAQETPPAAPPVEAPAAPAAAPAAAATPTVEERLADIEAYMNNVPRPDKESGADSLVAGPGPGHNAWQMVSTALVLFMTLPGLALFYGGLVRKKNVLSVLAQCLACACVITPIWFVCGYSLCFGAGNALFGDFTYAFFKGVEPGNVGAGFVWISDSMWAMFQLTFAIITPALIVGAIAERMKFVSLMAFIILWMFAVYFPFAHMVWSGTGLMCGPLNAEAGIKAIDFAGGTVVHMTSGWSALVLCLILGKRRGFGKEPMPPHSMVLCMVGTGMLWVGWYGFNAGSALGADSVASNAFVTTTLCAATAGLFWALTEWIFKGKPSVLGFCSGIVAGLVVITPAAGFVSASSAMIMGVLGGIVPFLAVAYLKKAIGYDDALDTFGVHGVGGTLGAILTGVFASADVHPVIKDMNLADGLLMAQFKAVGLTIVWSVVATVVIAYVVKAVFGLRPSAEDEETGLDLVDHGEQGYEGH
- a CDS encoding type III pantothenate kinase, which produces MAWLLIDNSNTRTKFALGDASGLLEWRGVIPTAEIFPASLAEVVAGISYDAVLIGSVVPAKAAILEEFFAGRAPTHLLGWRSPLGIAIDYPLPQQIGADRLANAVGVHGRHGAPAIVIDFGTAVTFDIVSGEPAYCGGVIAPGLGAMSGYLSRKTALLPEIELEEPPSAIGKSTVHAMQAGAVFGYRGLVRGILERLREELPGELKIIATGGDAALIAQGLPEIQQVDAELTLDGLRRVAARVFS
- a CDS encoding ROK family protein is translated as MSDTPLAIGIDFGGTSVKTGVVDGSEVIDHAPPIATPEFEGPEELIDAIARTVEDLRARHPGVKAIGVGMPGFVNFETGTVYNLTNVRGWTNIGLKALLEAKTGLPVTVENDANCMAFAEWKQGAGRGFQHLICMTLGTGVGGAVIANGQLVRGARHGAGEIGQTSIDYQGRPGAYGNLGALEDYVGNNEITASARVAYEAAGDPKGAEQCSPAALAAAANAGDPIALKIWDDVGRMIATAAMNCCWLLNPDAIIIGGGVAKAGKLVFDPITKHLHEQLSGPFKDDLKIVPARFGNEAGIVGAAVLALETAGHPG
- a CDS encoding superoxide dismutase; its protein translation is MKPHNPLDRRTFVKLSALAATAAVLPAAAGAAEAYKLDPLPYAFDALAPHIDAKTMEIHHGKHHAAYIKNLNDALAKDAKLAEKSLADLVADLPSISDEAARTTIRNNGGGHWNHDFFWKILTPADKSGKPSGDLAKAIDEAFGSYDEFKNAFGAAAAKRFGSGWAWLISQNGKLKIVSTANQDNPLMKGIVPDSDLGTPIIGLDVWEHAYYLNYQNKRPDYVAAWWNVVNWEEAGKRFGAK
- a CDS encoding phosphoenolpyruvate carboxylase → MTETAGNPTREQLRLEGFELIDDTLGYLLGCLKDALQSTGETELLPYMPWSGVEPAPGSAPEGLPQLYSIGFQLLNMVEERVAAEIRREREKVLGPESIRGLWPKALSELRGMGLSAEQILDVLKDVRVEPVLTAHPTEAKRSSIRERHRALYDEMVRNEYPKYTPRERRNIRERVVTVLETLWRTAEIHLVRPDIYSELRNSIHYLRDLFPSAVNRLDQHFTDAWQDSGLPLEILRSAGSVPRLTFGTWIGGDRDGHPLVTPEVTERSLAELRQAAFQLLHRELSALANQLTLSRQLTEVQEELQARIDELSFLITTEEEVKQLLDRNAEEPWRQLADLMALVVRQQSHGKPGYKSPAGLAKDLDLLSHTLAEAGCQLLDEQAIRPLKHKLEMFGFHLANLDIRQNSEFHDKAISQLLIAAGVEDGASYADWDEEKRIAFLSNELTSTRPFLHNDLRIGEEADNVLDTYRVLVRHRQEWGNAGLGSLIVSMTRKLSDLLGVYLLAREAGLMDLTPGGLVCPLQVVPLFETMDDLDRSPGILSAYLVHPVSLASRKARVANGEPDSQQVMLGYSDSNKDCGILAAQIALHNAQGALTKVGQEHQVNLCFFHGRGGTISRGAGPTHWFMAALPHGAMGGGFRMTEQGETIAQKYANLANATFNLELLLAGAAVTTARHRHSAPVEDPCEAFMPQLATWSQEAYQKFLKADGFIEFFRQATPIDALENSRIGSRPARRTGKKGFSIGDLRAIPWVFSWTQARFYLPGWFGVGSALEKLKATDPAGFAALKKALPSSTFMSYVLTNVETNLASANLDLMKDYSSLVEDKELKKKFLGMAVDEFNKTRELLADLFEGEMADRRPRMAKTLDIREAPLRVLHQQQIDLLRQWRNHLAHDRKTKADALLPKLLLSINAIASGLRTTG